From a region of the Chitinophaga caseinilytica genome:
- a CDS encoding SusC/RagA family TonB-linked outer membrane protein, with protein sequence MKIIKKIHRFCGAGMLLLLFIPLLVQAQQQPKVTGAVLDEQSSPIPGVNVRVRNDQDTTQQFITVTDENGIFVFTRLNANSRYSFTFTHIGFEPQTLKNQLVKEADNNSIMVKLSDSKNSSLSEVVVVGYGTQKKVNLTGSVVVVDGAKLQNRPVSNVSQALYGTVPGVTIAYGNRGAEPGAAPSVQIRGQGAPYVLIDGTAGDINTLDPNTIENISVLKDAAAAAIYGARAPYGVLLITTKSGKMNQKPQVDFSVNGGPTSIIRKPKMVDSYTFVRAINEMHDNQGVARLFAESTIDRIIARIKDPSLPETVPDATNPSKWSAYQLSNGNNDWIDIHYGSGNRTQENLSLRGGSKEIAYFLSAGHASEKGPLQMVDDKYHRYNLNAKLDANINNWWKISSNTRITNEVRDRPIYNGEGGYGMIIHQIFRTHPEVFLKSPNGYYSQLSRVPQMRAGYEKFTDNNLLQRIATEIRPLKNWSINADYSIDYTVNNYDGLNLVAYEDQVDGTLVPISLTVPSSISKNKANKTYKALNLFSSYKPTIGLHHHIEVMLGYQQESNNYDFLSGLKRELITSEVPSITTATGDMQAADDLSHWATKGYFARFNYNYKDRYLLESNVRYDGTSKFAEGKRWGFFPSLSAGWNVSREKFWEPVADYVPYLKLKASWGMLGNQGVSAYQDLALIGVNTNLGWILNGKRPAYTGSPNLVNQYLTWESSRTTNLGMEFGLLDNKLQIEFEYYQRLTFDRLGPSKALPLVLGAAVPQENNSELKTQGWDAAITYKGTIGSDFNFSVSANVFDYFNVVTQYPNPTGILTTDYPGKRVGEIWGYETMGLIQTQERADAINTAKSQAFINGQVWRTGDVEYRDLNGDHVINNGKNTVNDHGDLRVIGNTTSRYQFGLNLTANYRNFDVGVFFQGTGKRDLWLSGNIFWGFNQWNQSSLFPHHMDYYRDAEASAYSGLGVNTESWFPRPYSNATQYAKNQQVQTRYLQNGAYARLKNAQLGYTLPASVLKTLHLKRVRAFFSGENIWTITGLPVGFDPETASLGEFGAGKSMFTQAIWAFGLNVSF encoded by the coding sequence ATGAAAATCATTAAAAAGATTCACCGCTTTTGCGGAGCGGGGATGCTATTGCTACTCTTTATCCCGCTGCTTGTGCAGGCACAGCAGCAACCGAAAGTTACCGGGGCTGTGCTCGACGAACAATCCAGCCCCATTCCCGGTGTGAACGTCAGGGTCCGCAACGATCAGGATACCACGCAACAATTCATCACGGTAACGGACGAGAACGGTATTTTCGTTTTCACCCGGCTCAATGCCAACAGCCGCTACTCCTTCACCTTTACCCATATCGGTTTTGAGCCGCAAACCCTGAAAAACCAGCTGGTAAAGGAAGCCGACAATAACTCCATCATGGTCAAATTGTCGGATTCGAAAAATTCCAGTTTGAGTGAAGTGGTGGTAGTGGGATATGGCACTCAGAAAAAAGTAAACCTCACCGGTTCGGTAGTGGTGGTAGACGGCGCGAAGCTGCAGAACCGCCCGGTCAGCAACGTATCGCAGGCATTGTACGGCACCGTTCCGGGCGTAACCATCGCCTACGGCAACCGCGGTGCCGAGCCGGGCGCGGCCCCTTCCGTGCAGATCCGCGGCCAGGGCGCGCCTTATGTGCTGATCGACGGTACCGCAGGCGATATCAACACCCTCGATCCCAATACCATCGAAAATATCTCGGTACTCAAGGATGCGGCTGCGGCCGCGATCTACGGTGCCCGCGCACCTTACGGCGTGCTGCTCATCACTACCAAATCCGGTAAAATGAACCAGAAGCCCCAGGTGGATTTCTCCGTGAACGGCGGCCCCACGTCCATCATCCGGAAACCGAAAATGGTGGATTCGTACACGTTCGTACGCGCCATCAACGAAATGCACGACAACCAGGGCGTGGCGCGCCTTTTCGCCGAATCCACCATCGATCGCATCATCGCCCGGATCAAAGACCCCAGTCTGCCCGAAACGGTACCCGACGCCACGAATCCTTCGAAATGGTCGGCCTACCAGCTATCCAACGGCAACAACGACTGGATCGATATCCATTACGGCTCCGGCAACCGCACGCAGGAAAACCTTTCCCTGCGCGGCGGCTCCAAAGAGATCGCCTACTTCCTTTCCGCCGGCCATGCGTCGGAAAAGGGGCCGTTGCAAATGGTGGACGACAAATACCATCGCTATAACCTGAACGCCAAACTGGACGCCAATATCAACAACTGGTGGAAAATCAGTTCCAACACCCGCATCACCAACGAAGTGCGCGACCGGCCCATTTACAACGGTGAAGGTGGATATGGCATGATCATCCACCAGATATTCAGGACGCATCCCGAAGTGTTCCTGAAATCCCCCAACGGGTATTATTCCCAACTGTCACGGGTGCCGCAAATGCGCGCCGGGTACGAGAAATTCACGGACAACAACCTGCTGCAGCGCATCGCCACCGAGATCAGGCCGCTGAAAAACTGGAGCATCAATGCGGATTATTCCATCGATTATACGGTGAACAACTACGATGGACTGAACCTCGTGGCGTACGAAGACCAGGTAGACGGAACGCTGGTGCCCATTTCGCTGACGGTACCGTCGTCCATCTCGAAAAACAAAGCCAACAAGACATATAAGGCGCTGAACCTGTTTTCGTCCTACAAGCCAACCATCGGCCTGCATCATCATATCGAAGTGATGCTGGGATACCAGCAGGAATCCAATAACTACGATTTCCTCAGCGGCCTCAAGCGCGAGCTCATTACGTCGGAAGTGCCTTCCATCACCACGGCAACGGGGGATATGCAGGCGGCGGATGATTTGTCGCACTGGGCTACCAAAGGGTATTTCGCGCGGTTCAACTATAATTACAAAGACCGTTACCTGCTGGAGTCGAATGTTAGGTACGACGGCACTTCGAAATTCGCGGAGGGCAAGCGATGGGGGTTCTTCCCGTCCCTTTCCGCGGGCTGGAACGTGTCCCGCGAAAAATTCTGGGAGCCGGTGGCCGATTACGTCCCTTACCTGAAGCTGAAAGCTTCGTGGGGGATGCTGGGGAACCAGGGCGTTTCCGCCTATCAGGACCTTGCCCTCATCGGCGTGAACACCAACCTGGGATGGATCCTCAACGGCAAGCGGCCCGCTTACACAGGATCGCCGAACCTCGTGAACCAGTACCTGACCTGGGAATCGTCGCGCACCACCAACCTGGGCATGGAATTCGGACTGCTGGACAATAAGCTGCAAATCGAATTCGAATATTATCAACGCCTGACCTTCGACCGCCTCGGGCCTTCGAAAGCATTGCCCCTGGTGCTGGGGGCCGCCGTTCCGCAGGAAAACAATTCCGAATTGAAAACGCAGGGTTGGGACGCGGCCATCACTTACAAAGGGACAATAGGGTCGGATTTCAATTTCTCCGTATCGGCGAACGTGTTCGACTATTTCAACGTGGTGACCCAATATCCCAATCCCACGGGCATTCTCACGACCGATTACCCCGGCAAGCGGGTAGGGGAGATCTGGGGATATGAAACGATGGGGCTCATCCAGACGCAGGAGCGGGCAGATGCCATCAACACCGCCAAATCGCAGGCTTTCATCAACGGGCAGGTTTGGCGCACGGGCGATGTGGAGTACCGCGACCTGAACGGCGACCATGTCATCAACAACGGGAAAAACACCGTGAACGACCATGGCGATCTCCGCGTGATCGGCAATACCACCAGCAGGTACCAGTTTGGCCTGAACCTGACGGCGAACTACAGGAACTTCGATGTGGGGGTGTTTTTCCAGGGTACCGGTAAGCGCGACCTTTGGCTGAGCGGGAATATTTTCTGGGGCTTCAACCAATGGAACCAATCGAGCCTGTTCCCCCATCACATGGATTACTACCGTGACGCTGAAGCCTCCGCCTATTCCGGCCTGGGCGTGAACACGGAATCCTGGTTCCCGCGGCCGTACAGCAATGCCACCCAATACGCGAAGAACCAGCAGGTGCAAACGCGTTACCTCCAGAACGGCGCCTATGCCAGGCTGAAAAACGCCCAGCTGGGATATACGCTGCCGGCATCGGTGCTCAAAACCCTCCACCTGAAAAGGGTAAGGGCGTTTTTCTCCGGCGAAAATATCTGGACGATCACCGGCCTGCCGGTAGGGTTTGATCCCGAAACCGCTTCGCTCGGCGAGTTCGGCGCGGGTAAAAGCATGTTCACGCAGGCGATATGGGCGTTCGGGCTGAACGTTTCGTTTTAA
- a CDS encoding FecR domain-containing protein, whose amino-acid sequence MDKQELIRKFLNNECNREEAAIVEEYLASDPDLLHTFLPQEEWEQPGAAASAGDMALKQEIWQPVEAATRKRTVYRKLYTAVAIAASILLLVTAGAYFGNYFPSAPYTAHVPANAASLVAQNHSGTASTFRLPDGSSVTLYPNTTLRYSADFTQNRTVHLLSGKAIFDVATDPGHPFTVYSGNIATTALGTRFLVDHSQKNVNVQLYEGKVMVKYLSKNAQVLPAVLLPGEQCFVNLQIDGIAIAPVRTDNTGKAVAQGAMAAGKASMLTFDNVPLNDAFDILGGLFHQRIIYNTSEMERMYFTGRFSVSDSLSAILHIFTAVNGLAVENANGGIRIVKAAQTAGGKPAAGPGEIQYSGTSLEALFSEMEMMFHVKIRYNREDIAHKYFTGTISPEDDAAKMLAVICRMNQLQVIKDSTGFRIMSIK is encoded by the coding sequence ATGGACAAACAGGAACTGATCAGGAAATTTCTCAATAATGAATGCAATCGGGAAGAAGCCGCCATCGTGGAGGAATACCTCGCGTCTGACCCCGATCTGCTGCACACGTTCCTGCCGCAGGAGGAGTGGGAGCAGCCTGGCGCCGCTGCTTCGGCCGGCGATATGGCCCTGAAACAGGAGATCTGGCAGCCTGTGGAAGCCGCTACGCGGAAGCGGACGGTCTACCGGAAGCTGTACACGGCGGTCGCCATCGCCGCCAGCATTTTGCTGCTGGTTACGGCGGGCGCATATTTCGGGAACTACTTCCCGTCGGCCCCCTATACCGCCCACGTTCCGGCAAACGCCGCTTCGCTGGTAGCGCAGAACCATTCAGGAACCGCCAGCACGTTCCGGTTGCCCGATGGCTCCTCCGTGACCCTGTACCCGAACACCACCCTGCGATACAGCGCAGACTTTACGCAGAACAGGACGGTGCACCTGCTGTCCGGCAAAGCCATTTTCGACGTGGCCACCGATCCCGGGCACCCGTTTACCGTGTATTCGGGGAACATCGCCACCACGGCGCTGGGAACGCGGTTCCTGGTAGACCATTCCCAGAAAAACGTCAACGTGCAGCTGTACGAAGGCAAGGTGATGGTCAAATACCTCAGCAAGAACGCCCAGGTTTTACCAGCTGTCCTTTTACCGGGCGAGCAGTGCTTCGTCAACCTTCAGATCGACGGCATCGCCATCGCGCCCGTGAGAACGGACAATACCGGCAAAGCAGTGGCACAGGGCGCCATGGCCGCGGGCAAAGCGAGCATGCTGACGTTCGACAACGTGCCGCTCAACGATGCGTTCGACATCCTCGGCGGCCTCTTCCACCAGCGCATTATCTACAACACCAGCGAGATGGAGCGCATGTATTTCACCGGCCGGTTCAGCGTCAGCGATTCCCTGTCTGCCATCCTGCACATCTTTACGGCCGTCAACGGTTTGGCGGTGGAAAATGCGAATGGCGGCATCCGTATCGTGAAAGCGGCACAGACTGCCGGAGGCAAGCCTGCGGCCGGGCCCGGGGAGATACAATACTCCGGCACCTCGCTGGAAGCACTTTTCAGCGAAATGGAAATGATGTTCCATGTGAAGATCCGGTACAACAGGGAAGACATTGCGCATAAATATTTCACGGGCACTATTTCACCGGAAGACGATGCCGCCAAAATGCTGGCCGTTATCTGCAGGATGAACCAGTTGCAGGTGATCAAAGACAGCACAGGATTCAGGATCATGAGCATAAAGTAG
- a CDS encoding RNA polymerase sigma factor — translation MDAHRVVALQSGDYSAFTDVFGMFWEKVYDYLVRKTHSPEAAKDLTQLVFIKVWKYRATLATDVPLNEQIFRKTKQVFIDWLRQEARKRQHFPDFAELPDIAMPGSADTAFEMRTDVQSALKTLPPKRKEIFELRHIYGYSYKEISELLGISTKTVDSQLVKANIQLRKILQTSIYLAVISHIVQEMN, via the coding sequence ATGGACGCGCACAGAGTAGTGGCTTTACAATCAGGGGATTACTCGGCCTTCACGGACGTTTTCGGGATGTTCTGGGAGAAAGTGTACGATTACCTGGTGAGGAAAACCCATAGTCCCGAAGCTGCCAAAGACCTGACCCAGCTGGTTTTTATCAAGGTATGGAAATACCGCGCCACATTGGCCACAGACGTGCCCCTCAACGAACAGATCTTCCGGAAAACGAAACAGGTTTTCATCGACTGGCTCCGCCAGGAAGCCCGCAAACGCCAGCACTTCCCGGATTTTGCCGAACTCCCCGATATCGCCATGCCCGGGTCGGCAGACACCGCCTTCGAAATGCGGACAGACGTGCAATCCGCCCTGAAAACCCTTCCGCCCAAACGGAAAGAAATATTCGAGCTTCGCCACATTTATGGATACTCCTACAAGGAAATCTCCGAACTGCTGGGCATCTCCACCAAAACGGTCGACAGCCAGCTCGTGAAAGCCAATATCCAGCTGCGCAAAATCCTCCAGACCTCCATTTACCTCGCCGTCATTTCACACATCGTCCAGGAAATGAATTAA
- a CDS encoding sulfite exporter TauE/SafE family protein, with protein sequence MISFLATLVRSTFGFGESLIAVPLFVLFIPLSVAVPLSVLMSIFVAAVVVVQDHRAVHFNSAKWLILYALLGIPFGLLIISYGNEYWVKIGLGALIIGYSIFALQAKQTAKLEHDSPFWLFICGFLSGVLGGAYGINGPPLVVYGNKRGWSAQHFRATLQAYFLPASLIGVVGYAVQGMLGWTVLRYFLICLPAMLPAIFLGKYLNRKLQGNAFYKYVYGGLIAIGALLIFFTMTGLAKELH encoded by the coding sequence TTGATCAGCTTTCTCGCCACGCTGGTCCGTTCTACTTTCGGGTTCGGCGAATCGCTGATCGCCGTTCCGCTTTTCGTGCTTTTCATTCCCCTTTCCGTGGCCGTTCCCTTATCCGTGCTGATGTCGATTTTCGTGGCGGCGGTGGTGGTGGTGCAAGACCATAGGGCCGTTCATTTCAACAGTGCCAAATGGCTTATCCTGTACGCCTTGCTGGGTATTCCCTTCGGGCTGCTCATTATTTCGTACGGGAATGAATATTGGGTGAAGATCGGGCTGGGCGCGCTCATCATCGGGTACAGCATTTTCGCATTGCAGGCGAAGCAGACCGCAAAGCTGGAGCACGACAGTCCGTTCTGGCTGTTCATATGCGGGTTTCTATCCGGCGTTTTGGGCGGTGCTTACGGGATCAACGGGCCGCCGCTGGTGGTTTACGGCAACAAAAGGGGCTGGAGCGCGCAGCATTTCAGGGCTACGCTGCAAGCTTACTTTCTGCCGGCGAGCCTCATTGGTGTGGTGGGATATGCGGTGCAGGGGATGTTGGGGTGGACGGTTTTGCGATACTTCCTCATCTGTCTGCCGGCCATGCTCCCGGCGATTTTCCTGGGCAAATACCTCAACCGGAAATTACAGGGCAACGCCTTCTACAAGTATGTGTATGGTGGATTGATCGCCATCGGAGCCTTGCTGATATTTTTCACGATGACCGGGTTGGCGAAGGAACTCCATTAA